In Bacteriovorax sp. BAL6_X, the genomic window CTTTCTAAAGTACGTCGTGAAAGATGTGGGCATATCGAATTAGCAACTCCTGTTGCTCATATTTGGTTCCTTCGTTCACTTCCATCAAGAATGGCAGCTCTTCTTAACCTTTCTCTTAAAGAACTAGAAAAAGTTCTTTATTACGAAGCGTATATCGTAACTGCTTCAGCAACTGATGGTGTTGAAGGTGGTCTTGATGTAGGTCGCGTAATTTCTGAGCAACAATATTGGGAACTAAAGGATCAAGGAATTGATTTCGAAGCTGGAATGGGTGGAGAAATAGTTCAAGAGCTTCTTTCAAAGCTTGATATTGATCTTGAAAATAAAAACCTAAGACGTGGTCTTGCTAACGCAACAACTGAAATGGCAAGAACTAAGTTTGTTAAGAGACTAAGAGTTGTTGAATCTCTTATGAAGTCTGAAAACAAGCCAGAGTGGTTTATGATGGATGTTATTCCTATTCTTCCACCTGACTTAAGACCTCTAGTTCCTCTAGAAGCTGGGCGTTTTGCAACTTCAGATCTTAACGATCTATACAGACGTGTCATCAACAGAAACAACCGTCTAAGAAGACTTAAAGAACTTAATGCTCCTGAAATCATCATCAGAAACGAAAAGAGAATGCTTCAAGAAGCAGTAGATGCTCTATTCGATAATGGTCGTCGTGGAAAGGTATTTACTGGTGCTAACAAGCGTCCACTTAGATCACTTTCAGATATGCTTAAAGGTAAGCAAGGTCGTTTCCGTCAAAACCTTCTTGGTAAGCGTGTTGACTACTCGGGACGTTCTGTAATCGTTGTTGGTCCAAGCTTAAGACTTCACCAGTGTGGTCTTCCAAAGCTAATGGCACTTGAGCTTTTCAAGCCATTTATTTACAACAAGTTAATTGAAAAAGGACACTGTACTACTATTAAAGTTGCTAAGCGTATGGTTGAGCAACAAAAAGAAGAAGTATGGAATATCCTAGAAGAAGTTGTACAAGAACACCCAGTACTTCTTAACCGTGCACCAACTCTTCACAGACTTGGTATCCAAGGTTTCGAACCTGTACTTATCGAAGGTAAGGCAATCCGTCTTCACCCTCTAGTTTGTACTGCATTCAACGCCGACTTCGACGGTGACCAGATGGCCGTTCACGTTCCTCTATCACTAGAAGCTCAAATTGAGTGTCGTGTTCTTGCAATGTCGACAAATAATATTCTTTCTCCAAAAGATGGTTCACCAATTATTACTCCATCTCAGGATATCGTACTTGGTCTTTACTACATGACTCGTGTTAGACCATATGCTCGTGGATACGGGAAAACTTTTTCTTCTAAGGAAGAAGCTCAGTTTGCTTACCACTCAGGTAACCTACACCTACAAGCACCAATTAAAGTACGTATTGGTGGAGAAGTTTACGAAACAACTGTTGGACGTACATTTGTATTTGATATCGTTCCAACTTGTTTAAATTTCGAAGACGTAAACATCATTCTTGGTAAGAAAGAACTAGTTAAGCTTCTTGACCTTGCTTATAGAAGAGGATCTGAAAAGGATACTGTTCTTCTTGCTGATGGTCTTATGCAACTTGGTTATAGTAATGCTACAAAAGCTGGTATTTCTATTAACGTTGTTGATATGGAAATCCCTTCAGAAAAAGAAGGAATCCTTAAAGAAGCTCATGATGAAGTTCATGGGATTACTGAAGAGTATAACGAAGGTTCGATCACTAATGGTGAGAGATATAACAAGGTTGTTGATGTTTGGTCTCAAACAACTGAAAAACTTGTTAAGGTTATGCTTGAGAAGATTTCAACTGATGAATTTACTTCAGATAAAGATGGTGAAGAGCCAATTTACGCTCCTTCATTCAACGCTCTTTATATGATGGCAAACTCAGGTGCAAGGGGTTCTGCTCAGCAGATGAGACAGCTTGCTGCCATGAGGGGTCTAATGGCCAAGCCATCTGGTGAAATTATTGAAACGCCAATTACTTCAAACTTCCGTGAAGGTCTATCGGCACTACAATACTTCACGTCTACACACGGTGCACGTAAAGGTCTAGCCGATACTGCCCTTAAGACAGCTAACTCTGGTTACCTTACAAGACGTCTGGTAGACGTTGCTCAAGATGGTATTATCAGAAATGAAGATTGTGGAACAACTGATGGAATTACACTAACTTCTCGTATTGAGTCAGGTGAGGTTGTTGAGCACGTTGCTTCTAGAGCAATGGGGCGTGTAACAGCAGCTCCAGTTATCTCTGCAGAAGGTAATGAAGTTCTTCCAACAGGTCACCTACTAACTGAAAAAGACCTAGTGTTACTAGAAGAGAAAGAAGTTGACCAAATCAAAGTTAGATCTGTTCTTACTTGTAACGAAAGACATGGTTTCTGTGCGGCCTGTTTCGGACGTGACCTTGCAAGAGGTACAATGGTTTCTGTTGGTGAAGCAGTTGGTGTTATCGCTGCTCAGTCAATTGGTGAGCCTGGTACACAGCTTACAATGCGTACATTCCACGTTGGTGGTACAGCAACAGCTGGTGCACAAGTAAATAAAACAACAGTTCGTACTTCTGGTAAGGTTGTCTATAACAATGTTGTAACTGTTGAAACTCCAACTGGTCTTCTTGTTATGAATAAGACTGGTGAGCTTATCATTAAAGATGCTCGTGGTGTTGAAAAAGAAAAATATCCAGCAATCTACGGATCAAAACTTCACTTTACTGAAGGTAGCGAAGTAAACGTAGGGGACACTCTGATTGAGTGGGACCCGTTTGCGATTCCACTTCTTACTGAAGTTGCTGGTACAGTTAAATTTGAAGACCTTGTAGTTGGTGCAACTCTTGCTGAGCAAACTGACTCGGTAACAGGTCTTACTCAAAGAACTGTAACTGAAACTAAAGATCCTTCACTTCAACCAAGAATGACAATTCTTGATGCTGATGGAAACCCTATTATTGTTCCTGGAACAAACCGTCAAGCTTCATACAGACTTCAAGTTGGTGCGACACTAACTGTTACTGAAGGTGATGAAGTTGAAGTTGGTAGCGTACTATCTAAAGTTTCTCGTGAAACTACGAAAACAAAAGATATTACAGGGGGTCTTCCAAGAGTTGCTGAGCTTTTCGAAGCAAGAAAACCAGCTCAAGCATCTCAGATTGCTGATGTAACTGGTACAATCGAATTTGGTGCTGAAGTTAGAGGTTCTAGAAGAA contains:
- the rpoC gene encoding DNA-directed RNA polymerase subunit beta', with the protein product MKDLLNFFDKPKDPVSVEGVSIKLASPDTIREWSFGEVKKPETINYRTYKPERDGLFCAKIFGPVKDYECICGKYKRMKHRGVVCEKCGVEVTLSKVRRERCGHIELATPVAHIWFLRSLPSRMAALLNLSLKELEKVLYYEAYIVTASATDGVEGGLDVGRVISEQQYWELKDQGIDFEAGMGGEIVQELLSKLDIDLENKNLRRGLANATTEMARTKFVKRLRVVESLMKSENKPEWFMMDVIPILPPDLRPLVPLEAGRFATSDLNDLYRRVINRNNRLRRLKELNAPEIIIRNEKRMLQEAVDALFDNGRRGKVFTGANKRPLRSLSDMLKGKQGRFRQNLLGKRVDYSGRSVIVVGPSLRLHQCGLPKLMALELFKPFIYNKLIEKGHCTTIKVAKRMVEQQKEEVWNILEEVVQEHPVLLNRAPTLHRLGIQGFEPVLIEGKAIRLHPLVCTAFNADFDGDQMAVHVPLSLEAQIECRVLAMSTNNILSPKDGSPIITPSQDIVLGLYYMTRVRPYARGYGKTFSSKEEAQFAYHSGNLHLQAPIKVRIGGEVYETTVGRTFVFDIVPTCLNFEDVNIILGKKELVKLLDLAYRRGSEKDTVLLADGLMQLGYSNATKAGISINVVDMEIPSEKEGILKEAHDEVHGITEEYNEGSITNGERYNKVVDVWSQTTEKLVKVMLEKISTDEFTSDKDGEEPIYAPSFNALYMMANSGARGSAQQMRQLAAMRGLMAKPSGEIIETPITSNFREGLSALQYFTSTHGARKGLADTALKTANSGYLTRRLVDVAQDGIIRNEDCGTTDGITLTSRIESGEVVEHVASRAMGRVTAAPVISAEGNEVLPTGHLLTEKDLVLLEEKEVDQIKVRSVLTCNERHGFCAACFGRDLARGTMVSVGEAVGVIAAQSIGEPGTQLTMRTFHVGGTATAGAQVNKTTVRTSGKVVYNNVVTVETPTGLLVMNKTGELIIKDARGVEKEKYPAIYGSKLHFTEGSEVNVGDTLIEWDPFAIPLLTEVAGTVKFEDLVVGATLAEQTDSVTGLTQRTVTETKDPSLQPRMTILDADGNPIIVPGTNRQASYRLQVGATLTVTEGDEVEVGSVLSKVSRETTKTKDITGGLPRVAELFEARKPAQASQIADVTGTIEFGAEVRGSRRILIRPEDGSDPVVYTIPKGRYVTVNEGDYIRSGEAIMDGPANPHDILRVLGIKELAGYIVDEIQAVYRLQGVDIDDKHIEVIVSQMLKKVEVTDPGDSTFVVGDSVTKAELLTTNEQLVADGYEPAQARPVLLGITKAALSTDSFLSAASFQETTKILTQASLEGKKDLLRGLKENVLMGRLIPAGSGISKYRDYEAFVEEDDSLEETSTLML